Genomic DNA from Asterias amurensis chromosome 2, ASM3211899v1:
GCATTGTATGTTTATAGTATGTTTAGTACAAGTATAATGCTACAACACATGTATTACACATGTAGGCTAAATCACAAAATCATAGAGAGCCAGTGTCTTTGCAAAAGCATTAATTAATTGTTAtgttgagttttaaatttgtaaataaatagaGCAACGATGTTATAAAGCAAAGTAATAAAGGGAAACAAAGTCTCCAATACTAAAATAATTAGTTGTACATGTTCagttttgttgatgttttttgcaTTTTCTGTGCACTTTACCGGACGATATTTGCCAACTCATTTGGCATGAAGAAAGGGGCACATCTTAAAACTTGTGCTGCTGtacttttattcattttatgtGGTAATTATGACTCCAAATGAACAATTTCTCATGGGAATGGTGTACTTTCTTGCCTGCCATGGAACACACTGGAATGATCACACTTTTTGTAAACTaggttacatggtctaatgcTTATGCGGCAGAGAAGGTGTGTCACACCCCCCTCCCAAAAATGTTCCCATACATTTAAACACACCCTTTTCCTCTTGTACTAACCTCCCATCTAAATTCCTGTtaagaattcctgagattcaAAGAACACATTGAAGAAAACAAGGGGCCGGGACGAGTACACTGTACCACATATGGAGCACCAAATGCTTTTGTTCAAAGGCTGGGACTTATCCTAAACCCcatcaaaagaaaagaaaatatggTTATTGCAacacatctgggcccaatttcatagagctgctaagcacaaacaattgcttagcatgaaatttcttccttgataaaaacaggattaccaaccaaatttccctttgttgcatattgcttgttactggtattcaactgttgtttgcttatcctgaaaatcacttgaaAATGTGgttggaaattgtgtttttatcaaggaagaaatttcatgcaaagcaaatttttgtgctcagcagctctatgaaactgggcccaggttcAAGCAactgtttcaaaatgaaaatgttttgtgtgattgtAAATGTTGGCAGTCTTTAAGCATTTCAAGTTTTGCTATAAATCAGAATTATGAACTGCTTTATTATCAACATCTGAGTTTTTAGTTGACCTGATTACGGCTAATAAAATCGATGCCACTGGTGTCAAATACAGCATGTGTGTGATGATATGCAGACTGCAGACAATTGGACTGCTGGCCTCGATACAAGTAGGAATGTGACGCAATCATTCAAACGTAGGGAATTCCCCTATgatgaataaaaacaatttgcctGTGAACAGCTGTTTAAATGAAAATGCTCTGTAACATGCATGCCATCTCAAAGCAATCTCAAATTGTACTGTTTATAAATGAGAATGATACTGATTTGTAAGAGTTTACTACACTTGCCCTATCTGTTTGCGACTCATAAATTATGCCACTGTGTTATGCAGACTACATTTAAGCCATGCTAATGTAGTCTTGTAGTATTGTATTGTCAGACTTAAAAGGGACTTCCCCAAACATGAGAAATTCAGATTTTGCAATAACAGGCCCCTGGCCCAAGTCCATAGAGCACAATAAACTAGCTATGTATAACAACACAATAAAGgtgaccagccaaaatacattaATTGCAACGTCCTCTTGTGAAGGGTTATCCTGCTCTTTTATGCTAGGAAGAAAAATCATTTAGTAAAAACTTTTGGCTTCGGCAGCTGATACCTAGTAGGCAGAGGGTTCATAACATGACACTACTTACACGAACACCAACACAAAATTGTGCGCTTTGGCCCTGCTAATGGCTTTGTAAGAAGTACATACCCTTACTATAAATGGACCCTTCTGATCAGAGGGATATTATAAATTTGTTGCGTATGAACTAACGAGCTGTGTGGCTGAATTGTATGTACTCAGTCTTGAAGCATTATCAAATCTTCAAACTTGTAAGCTTTATAGACTGCTtctcaacattttattttgttaaatttgacTTGTTTTACCATTTATGGGGATACACACCTATGTTTTTCTAggtacctacatgtatgtcccGACATTCTTAATGTATTTTCCTCGTCCTACTCACCCTAACCCTAGTGTGAAGGTCAGAGCTCAGAGCAGTCACCATTGTATGATTGTCTGCTGACTATAGGTAATAATAAAGAAGAGCTGCGTTAGTCTGATCGATAAAACAAGGAAATGGCACTTAATTACAGCAAAACTGCAAAAGCTTTTGCAGCGACAACTGCTTTGCAACAAAGGAGACAAGCAAGTACTATGCAAGAAAGATACGAGTGAATTCAATTAAGGGTGTATGTAGTCCAACATGTACAGCCACTCAACATAGgtctccccccccccagtcTGATTTCGCAATACTTCTAATATTAGCAGCTTGGTTTTAACTGAATGTGTCATTTTTTTAGGTAATGGGGAAAATCCCGCCACGTAGCCTACCCTAGAAATGAGAAATTTGCCAGCTACTAGAGggctttgtaaacaaaacacagacGTGACCTAGAGTCAGTGTAGTATTTTTGTCAACCAGAAAGGAAGACTGCCAATGAGGATAGAAAGAAATGTTCTGCAACTGAGATTCTCAAACTGTTGCCGATTACATTTGAGTGGAGGTAAGATTCATTGTTTGAATATAAAATATGTTTCTTTAAGATTAATCCAGGCCTGCTTACTGCATCCATGGCCCTGGTCATAGACAACAATGGTGTCACTCGACAATGATGTCTTTTGACTATGGTGTCATTTGACTATGGTGTCATTGACAACGGTGTCATTTGACTTTGGTGCCATTTGACATTTGACTATTGTGTAATTTGACTATGGTGTCATTGACAACGGTGTCATTTGACTTTGGTGCCATTTGACTATGGTGTCATTTGAGTTGTGTATGATTTCGTTTGAGTAGGCCACCTTGCAAAAAGTATTGCTGAACCTGATTGCTTGTAATGTGACAGTTCATAGAATGTTTTTATGAACTGAGACAATTGATTTATTGAACATTAGTACTTAACTGTATTTCATTTTACAGACATCATATTTGGTCCTAGAACAAAGTGGGAATATTTCATCTAGTACAAAGGCTGACCACCATTAATCACATGGTGTAAACTTTTAAATACATTTCACAGTTTTTCAGAAATGTTCAAGGGCAAAAAAAGTTGGAAATGAgactaaaaaaggaaaaacatcaTGCCTCATTTTaccttattttatgcatggctTCAACAGGCATGCCAGCCAGTAGCTGGGGCTGGGTACTAGCTTTAACTTATGTCATACCCTTGGAATTTTGTGTATCAATCTGCAAGACCAGCTGGCATTATTCGGCTTTGGCAGAGTTTTGCATGATTGGTCATGGAAAATGTTGTGTTCGGATAATAGACCAATAGGagtattcaatttgttttctggcCTGTGAGAAGGTGCAACAAATTGAGAAACAATTCTCATTTGGGTTTTGTAGATTCTGTGGGTAGGCATGCCCATGCAAATGACTCATACTGTAATTGAGTCATGATTGTATCATCGGGGATTTTTGGCCATTTCATTTGGCTAAGAGAATAATCAACTCAATGTAACTTTTAAGCTGGGAGAGGTTAATGCACAATATTTTTCTGGTTTGAAATgagtttgggggaaaaaaaggtaTCAagctttataaataataaataatactaactcttatatagcgcatttcaaaATAACCgtaccaatgcgctttacattagtgccctggtcatagggccaataacatccctgtaatgtttctcagctcccttgggagtatataACCTGGGCAACCATACATATCGCTCCataggctttttcattcacaatatcaacctctaccctcgcaggtacccatttatacctctgggtgaagagaagcaattatagtaaagtatcttgctcaaggatacaagCATCActaccgggattcaaacccgcaCTCTGATGACTTGAATTTGAtactcttaaccactcggccatgacactctaagCTTAAGCTTTGTATGCATTGTAGTGCGTAACAGTGAAAAGCACTACCTCGAACGAAACAAAGTGTTACTACTTTTATGCAAAGTAGTTAGTATACTGTAAGAGGGCATTGTAAATTGTTCATTAATAGTTCACCacaacctgtttctgctaaagTCTATCTGTGAAAAGCAAGTTTTCACATTTtacctttacaaaattgaacCCAGAgctatctatttttttttaaatagtcccattccttattttgttaatttactTAATAGGTAGTACTTtcctttgtgtgtgttttgatggTGGTTTGTTCACGTCTCtttgtaaattttaatataGCCTCCAATGgcgttatttttttaatataaacttgctgtatattttttgtatgtaactatttttatatgtaactatttttgtatgtattgtaatttttactatctatctatctttcTACATGTATCTATCTTAACATGTTATTGTATTTAATGTTACTCTGTAAAAGAACCGAGTTTCTCTCTAAACCTTTGTTCTTCTTTCTGCATTTATAGGTTAGATGGTTTCAACCATGGCGGAAAATGACAGCAAAAAGTGTGGCCTGAACTTGATTGATGCTGTGGATAGTTTTGTCCTTAGTTTATCTGTCTTGTTGGTTGGCGTGTGTGGCCTGTTGATTTCTTACAGCATTGATCAATTAGTCATTGGTATTGTTGTTTGCATTGGATTGCTGATACTGATTGGTCTCCTTTGGTTAATTTACTTTTGTAAATCAAACTGCAACAGCAGTACCGGTAAACATTTCTTCAGTGTCATCATTATCTGCATCCGTTTATGGTGTAGTGGTGTTCTTGGTCTGATGTCTTTTGTAGATATCAGTGACATCCGGAATGATTGGAAAACTGCAATAACATGGATGCTGGTTGCAAGCATTATCATCAAAGCTGTCTGGTCATTTATGCAGCGATGTCTTGGATTGATTAAATACTCCCCAAGTCTAGTGACTTGGGCTGAGGTGTTAGAGCTTGTTGGTTTCTCGGTGACTGGATTATTAGTTATTTTGCCAGAGGACAAGACACTTTTTTCCAAATATGCTTTCTGCTTGATTTTGGTTTCCTTTGTTGTCATTATTGTAGCAGTAAGACTTGTAGCTTGCAACCCCTtcgtcattttcattttgtttgcagtTCTTTTTtgtcaaggtgtttttttcattactgTTGATGTACCTTTCTTCGATGCTGCATTGGGTTGCTTCGCTGGCCGCCTGTTTATGGACCCTTTCTCTGATTTGTTTTCTAGAAACATATCTATCAATGAGAGACTGAATTGTGTATTCCTGAGTAAACCTGGATGTTTGCAAAAGGTGTTCATATTAATAGTCATTGTGTTTGAGAGTGTCTTTCTTTTTCATGCTGGAGTTTTTGATATCTACCATCAAGAATGGTACTGGATAATGATCTTTGTTCTCCTACTTTTGCTTTGGATTTGCTACCATTCATATTCCATTCATTTGTACTGGAAACTTTCCAACAAAATCTCAGAGTGCACTAAGGCCCATAAAACCTTGAAGGGAAAAGCTAGCATGGAGAAAATGATGGCAGCGAAGGGGATGCGTTTACAAGCTCAGTTTGCACACTGTCTCGCCTTCTATACATTTGCCTCCACTGTCCTACTCGGTGCAGTCACACTGTTGATTCCAGATGGAGAGCAACCATGGCATAAAGACGAAAAAGCAGCAGTTGCAGCAAGCTTTTTGATAGTGTTTCTTGTAGAGGGAATGTTCTATGCAGCCACAGATACACTCCGGAAGTCCCTACCAGGGACTTGTACAGCTTGTGTCATCATGCCTCCTTCAACGTCCCATAGGTAAGAATTACAAAAACTAAACAACTATTCTAAAGTCATCATCTCATACCAAGTATTGAGTGCAATGAAGAAGAGTAACCTCACTTGTGAGGAGTCATTGCATCTTTCGTGGAATTGTATTGATGAATTTGGGGTAAAATAGAAATAACCAAAACATTTTGACCTGTGACAAGCGAGCATATTGACCCGATCGCCCAATATCATCCCATTAATCTTTCTTGTGGCATTTAGGGGTCAATGTTCCTGTGTGTTATACAGTGTAGCACATTACTTAGGCACCACAGCATTGCAAAGCTTACCATTATTATTTAAGTGtaattttactctcaaaatggcGAGCATGTCAGACAGCAGTTGTGTGTGACATATAATGCAAGGAACCAATACTCAGAAAGTACATCAGAATAAATTTATAGGTTATGGATTCACAACTATTGATAGTCGCTAATAACTTAAACACAGACAGTAATACTAATAAACATCTGACTGAGAAAGAATTTGTAGCTGAggtcacaaagcaataaaacgTAAGGCCTCAGAGCTCAGCGGTACACTGCTGGCATTTTATTGCAGGCTGCTCTTcaatgacaacaaaaataataatggcCAAACCAAAGCACTGGTTCTCCACAGCTTTGGTTGAATATTATGTGTCACTGGCTGTCACTTCATTTTATGTGTAAGCTTTTGATGTGTTCTTTCTTTGTGCAAATATAGACAGTCAGAGTTGAATGAGTTGCGGAGATCAATCATGGATTTCTTTGATCTTAATGCTATACCTTGTAGCATTGAATCCTTCGTGGATGGGCTTTCAATCCAAACCCTAGAGGGCAAGCTTAAAGGCTTCTTTGCTCAGACAACTGATACCAGTCAGCGGAGGTACGACAGCTACGTGATTTTCTACTGTGGTGATGTAGATAGCGATGGCAAATGGGAGTTGACAAGAGGTTAGTTTGATTTCTTTTTGTCAGGTTTTATGAACAAACTTTCTGGTCATGTACTTTAAGAAACTACCAATTCGGCCAAGTAAACAAAGGTGACAAAGTAGCACTTGAGTACCTGAGAACTATAATAAGTagtgtgttgtggccgagtggttaagagcatcgaactcaagttctggtggttaagtgatgaacggagtgtgggttcgaatcccggtgtccttgagcaagatactttactataattgcttttcacccaggggtataaataggtacctgtgagggtagaggttgatgttgtGTTTGAAATAGCCTTCTGTGCGCACAGCAGCCCTGGCTGTATACTCCTCGGAATATATCCTAaaagaatgttattggccctatgaccagggcactaatgtaaaacgcATTGATACGAATATTGTAAAATGCGCAATataatagttattattattatttaaggaCACTGGTATCCGAGCATGAAGTCCAACAGTGATACCTAGTGCAAGTACGAGTACTGTATAAAACCATTTACTGGTTATTTGCAGCCAACCAATCGATTTGGCACGCTGGACTCAAGCTATTGTGTTTCTGACCAGGACACTATGAGGACAGGTCcagatacatgtacgtgtgttcTTTATTAGCAAGACACCTAATAATTACTGCTTGGATGGGATTAAAAGGTcccttttgtgttttgttccacatgttaaagaacccaatACACTTTAACACTGACCACCATTAAGAGAAGGCTTTGTTAACCCAGTGTATGTGTATGTACTTTGTGATGTCGGTCAATGGCAAAAAAACGTTGAATTGAATAGTGGACTTGGTTTTGACAGTCAGGCTAAAAAATGCTTCCATTATTTTTGTCGTCTCTTCAACAGGAAAGTTCAAGTTTGAAAACATGCAACGGCTATGGAATATCTGCAATACTGAGGGACTCCAATCTAGGCTTATCTTGATCCAAGATGCAAAACACTCCAAAAACTGGCTGAAGAAGATCACCAATGATGAAAACAACGTAGTTGCAATGCAAACTTGCAAACTGGGTCAATCAATAGACCCTGAAACTGGGTTTGTGCCAAGGGTTGGGGATTTCACCCGTGATTGGATAGAGTTTAACAGCTCAACTGAAAACAGTATCAATTGGAAGGAGACGGGGAGAAAAATCAAAGCAGTCTATAAAGTTTCTCCTCCATGGAGTGACAATGAATTCCGCGTGCCTAGTGAAGAAGATATGACAGAGTTTACCTCAAAGTTCCCTGTTAAATTGCAAtgtttgataaaaattgctttGGAGCTAGCTGAATTTAGAGAAAAAACCATATGCCCTACCTGTTGGAAACGTTTTACTATGAGATGGTTTCCCCCACCTTTTATTGATACTGGACATGGCTTTAAGCTAGTTAAATCTTGATTGGACATTGCTTTATAACTAGTTTAAAAGTCTTAATCGGGCATTGGTTTTATGAAGCTAGTTAAATCTTGATTGGACATTGCTTTATAGTTAGTTTAAAAGTCTTAATCGGGCATTGGTTTTATGAAGCTAGTTAAGTCTTGATTGGACATTGCTTTATAACTAGTTTAAAAGTCTTAATCGGGCATTGGTTTTATGAAGCTAGTTAAATCTTGATTGGACATTGCTTTATAACTAGTTTAAAAGTCTTAATCGGGCATTGGTTTTATGAAGCTAGTTAAATCGTGATTGGACATTGCTTTAAAACTAGTTTAAAAGTCTTGATCGGGCATAAGCTTTAAGCTAGTTAAATCTTGATTGGACATGGCTTTAACTAGTCTTGATAAGCAATGACTTTAATGAGCTAATTAAACCTCGATTGGAAATGGCTTTAACTAGTTTAGAAGTCTTGATTAGCATTGGCTTTAAGCTAGTTAAATCTTGATTGGACATGGCTTTAACTTTTCTTGAATagcaatggctttaataagctAATTAATTCTCAATTGGAAATGGCTTTGACTAGTTCAGAAGTCTTGATTAGCAATGACTTTAAAGCTAGTTAAATCTTGATTGGACATGGCTTTAACTTTTCTTGAATagcaatggctttaataagctAATTAAACCTCAATTGGAAATGGCTTTAACTAGTTCAGAAGTCTTGATTAGCAATGGCTGTAAACTAGCTTAATCTTGATCCGACACGGCTATAGTTAAAAAAACTTGTATAGCAATGGTTTTAAGCTAGTTAAATCTAGATTGGACATGGCTTTAACTAGTTCAAAAGTTTTCAATCGAGTTAAGTCATGATTAGAGAAATATTACATATGACATGAGAAAGATTAAAACTTGTTATTAAAGGGCTATCGCAGATTTGAATAAAAAGCAAAGCATTGTTACACAACCTATAGTTTTCTAACTTATCTGTAATGACCCAATAGATTAATTTGGCCTGTTGCTTTAGACTCAAATTCTGGATTCTGTGCCGAACTCTTGGCTTGTATCATCAAAGGCACACATCTAATTGCCCTTCTTTTGTAATTagatatttgttgttttattttgagtaactattaTGTAACATGCAGTTTCTATTTATAATGATTgattggggaaaaaaattaagaagACAATTGTAGAGTAACAGGAGATGTTTTAGAGATGTACACGATAAACCTCCACCCTCTGCTATATCACTTGCCACTTAAGTCTCTGTGTTATGTTATGTGAATTACTTAATGACCATACTTAATAACATGCACATTGCACATAATTGAAGTATGTCATGGCTAGATAAAAACCAACCATTGTTATTATAATTGTCATCACATGTTAGAAGAATCAATATATTTTGTACTTACTGAAGTCAATACACAGGAATGGTAATATGGTAACATAAATAGTTTCAAACAGAAACTCAAAGTTTGTACCATCAGAAAGGTCTGTCTGAAATATTGTCAAAGTTGAGAAAATACTTGTAGCATATATCAAGTTCTAAGCCAAAATTCACTAACAGTTAATGTAAATCAGCACATCAAAACAAGCACCAAAATTAGTGTGCAAACAAAATGCctgacaaaaacatgaaactgttttcattaataaacaaaaaaaagtgacTTCTACAATTCAATGAAGTAATAAGACCTAAAGATTGATTGTATGGCGTGTGTCTTGACCAAGAGGGTTAGTGAATTTACGCATCCCAGAACCAAAGAAACATTTTAGATTTATAGTAACAATGCAGTAAGTAATTTGTAAGTATTGATGCTTTTATTTTTCCTTCTAAAGCTTCCTGAGAgtatttttgtaaatgattcAATGCTGTATAAATGCactgtgtgtttttatttttgtacaaactaaTTTCCGTACAGTTTTCATTAATAAGGCCTATGGCTGTGGGCTGCAGCTACAGTGTATTCAAGAATCCCTGTGAGTTTAGTGATACCAAATACACTACGCATGCCAAGGGCCTCTGAACAAGGGCCTCTCCAATCAAAACAATAAGCCAACAGTCATAACAAAATTGAACGATCTGCACCAATCAGAAACAATTAACTGTCAAAAGGAAAGCACTGTTTGCaaagtattaaaacaaattgtttacatCGAAGACAATATTTCATCAGAGTGTCTGTATAGatttcaataataaataaagaaaatagaGGTTAAAAAAATGGACTAAAAAAACCAATCTCTTCATCTCAGGAGcctgttttttccccttctgAATGCAGGAATTGGAGAACAAATGCATTTGAACATGCACCAAAATGAATGCAGTCTTCAAAACTTCGCTATAGTATAGTATCTAAATTATAAACCCTGCTTTTCAAGAATAAAATTTATGCTGCTGGTGTCATATACCATGTTGGTTCCCTcttgcaaaaataaataaaaaaattattttgtatttcattaTCTATAAAATAGCTATCACATAGTAAGTTTGACATTGATGTAACTAAAAATGCGTATTGCGGGATGAAGTATTTAAAATGCAGACTGTTGTACTTGGTACATGTAGGAATGTGAAGCAATTGTTCAAAGGTATAGGGAATTCCCCTatgtttaataaaataattttgcttgtgAACAgctgatgttttaaaagtgaaaaGTCCTTGTAGTATTGTATTTCTCAGAGGTAAAACGGAGACAAAGTCCACTGGCCAAagttgattaaagacactggacactattggtaattgtcaaagaccagtcttctcacttggtgtatctgaacatatgcataaaataacaaacctgtgaaaatttgagctcaattggtcgtcgaagttgcgagatatgaatgaaataaaaaacacccttgtcacacgaagttgtgtgctttcagatgcttgatttccagacctcaaattctaaacttgaggtctcgaaatcaaattcgtggaaaattacttctgtctcgaaaactacgtcacttcagagggagccctttctcacaatgatttatactatccacctctccacattactcgtcaccaagtaaggttttatgctgataattattttgagtaattaccaaaagtgtccactgcctttaagcaacaaaGTATCTATGTTTACCAATATAATGTTACCTTGCCATGCCAGGAGCTTATTTTTGCtggcaagaagaaaaaaaacatttagtaAAACGTTTGGCTTGGGCAGCTTTATGACACCTAGTGGGCAGGGCTCATTACCATGGTGCTGCAAATACTAACACTAATATTTAAATCTCACAGTGCTCTTAGACCCTGCTAGTTGTTTTGTTAGGAGAAACACAgccaaacaaaaccaaacccTTGTAATCAGAGGCTCAGGTAATAATGTATTTGTTAATGTATTGTTAATGCAATGTATTGCGTATGAACTCAATCATGAGCTACAATGACTGAATTGTATGCACGCAGTCTTGAAGTCttgcaaattttaaaacaatttatttaaaaactgcTTTTAAACATTTTACTTTGCTACATTTCATCTGTTTGTTGCCTGCGTGTAAAGCATTAATTCAATTTATGTGGATACACACCTATGTTGCGACATTCCTTATGTGTTCTCCTCACCCTAACCAAACCTTATTGTGTAGGTCAGAGGGGTTATTAAAACATAGGGTTGTTGGAGCTTATAGGGGTCTGACTTTGGGGCGTAGTCACCAATATGTGTGTGCTTGCGTGCTGACTACACGTACAGCCAGTCAATGGATGAATAATGTGATGCAGTGTAGCGCTGAAATGATAAAGGGACTCCTCATGAGTATGATTTTGCAACAAGGAGCTGTGTGGAGTGTGTAATGGGGAAATTCCCTGACACGTAGCCAGATATGAGAAATTTGCCAGCCCCTAGATCGCTATATAAACAAAGCACAAACTTGACCTAGAGCCAGTGTGGTATTTCTGTCATACAGAGAGGACCGCTGCTAATGAAAGGGTGAAATAAACTGAGCTTCGCAAACCGTTGTTGTTGATTACATTGTGGAGGTAGGTATTTTGTGTTTGAATAtataaaaatgttgtttgtttaacagtaatattggtaattactcaaaataactattagcataaaaccttgcttcataacgagtaatggggagaggttgatagtttaaaacattgtgagaaacggctccctctgaagtgacgtattttttgagaaagaagtagttttctgagaatttgattttgagacctcagacttagaatttgaggtctcgagatcaagcatctgaaagcacacaacttggtgtgacaagggtgttttttctttcattgttatctcgcaactttgacgaccaattgagctcaaattttcacaggtttcttattttatgcatatgttgagatacaccaagtgagaatactggtcttcgacaattgccaatagtgtacactgcctttaacatttacaAGGCCTGCAACACTGCATCCGTGCCCGCTGGCTATAGaccttttgcattttagatACATGCATGAATTCATTTGAGATAAGGCCCCCTTGCAAAATACATATTGCTGAACATGGAACGCTGCCATGGGAGCAGAAacagaaaatgtgtacaatacGTTTAATGAACTGTGACAGTGATTTATTGAAAATCAACTGTATTTCATTTTACTTGTGAACTGCATTATGCATGACTTTATTATCTGGCTGTATCTTTTGCAGCTTTCAATAATGTAATTGGGTACCCTTGGAATTTTGTGTCAGACAAAACCAGGCATAGTGTCTGAAGTTGGCAGGGTTATGCCTGATGGTCAGCAAAATGTTGTGTTCTGGTAATGGACCAATGACAAAAATGTTGGCCCCTTAAGGggccaatattttttttatgtttaactTTTGCTAGGTTAGAAATAGCATTATCTGTTGCCCGGGtgccttgttttatttttgttcaatggGACAGCGAACAAAGGGCCGGTTCTTGAGGCTAAGGCAAAAATCAACTCAATACTGTTCAGCTGTGCGAGGTTAGTgcacaattatattttttacgTTGAACAGTTTTCTGGTTTTAAATGAGTTTGAAAGAAAAGAGTTGTTGcgtcaaaaaaacatcaaattgcCTAACTGATGTGATCATTTATTTATCGTGTGAGTGTAACGCCATTGTAGTGTGTGGCAATGAAAGGCACAACCATCATTACAATGAAACAATGTTTGACTTTTAGGCACAATTGTTTAGTACTGCCTGTCTCTGTTTTGCAAACAGGAGAGGGCGCTATTAGTAGTTTATCacaacctgtttctgctaagcagcacattctgtgctaagcaaattttctaaacctttgtttttcttttttcgtttATAGGTTAGATATTAACGGCTCGTCAATTCTAAAAAGTGATCGATCTTCCATCTTTTAGTCTGAGCAACTTTTATTTGCTGgtttcaaccatggaggaaaatgACAGCAAAGTGAAATGTGGCCTGTGCT
This window encodes:
- the LOC139934044 gene encoding transmembrane protein 168-like — its product is MVSTMAENDSKKCGLNLIDAVDSFVLSLSVLLVGVCGLLISYSIDQLVIGIVVCIGLLILIGLLWLIYFCKSNCNSSTGKHFFSVIIICIRLWCSGVLGLMSFVDISDIRNDWKTAITWMLVASIIIKAVWSFMQRCLGLIKYSPSLVTWAEVLELVGFSVTGLLVILPEDKTLFSKYAFCLILVSFVVIIVAVRLVACNPFVIFILFAVLFCQGVFFITVDVPFFDAALGCFAGRLFMDPFSDLFSRNISINERLNCVFLSKPGCLQKVFILIVIVFESVFLFHAGVFDIYHQEWYWIMIFVLLLLLWICYHSYSIHLYWKLSNKISECTKAHKTLKGKASMEKMMAAKGMRLQAQFAHCLAFYTFASTVLLGAVTLLIPDGEQPWHKDEKAAVAASFLIVFLVEGMFYAATDTLRKSLPGTCTACVIMPPSTSHRQSELNELRRSIMDFFDLNAIPCSIESFVDGLSIQTLEGKLKGFFAQTTDTSQRRYDSYVIFYCGDVDSDGKWELTRGKFKFENMQRLWNICNTEGLQSRLILIQDAKHSKNWLKKITNDENNVVAMQTCKLGQSIDPETGFVPRVGDFTRDWIEFNSSTENSINWKETGRKIKAVYKVSPPWSDNEFRVPSEEDMTEFTSKFPVKLQCLIKIALELAEFREKTICPTCWKRFTMRWFPPPFIDTGHGFKLVKS